In Arthrobacter citreus, a genomic segment contains:
- a CDS encoding sugar-binding transcriptional regulator, whose translation MHHSKVEIARAYGISRFQVARHLEEALALGIVHIDVHFPAPGSGVEPGRLADILGVEHVRITPTGADDLTTREAMAHRAAAELMAVAFPNATLGISWSRTLDLAARHVTDLPPSNIVQLAGALPVPGSGNSLELIQSLGRHPGVKTWPLWAPLVVENADTAESLRRQPEIADTLGRADGLDAAVVAVGAWMPGLSTVWNRVDNRLRLQAARAGAVAECSGRLLDAAGQPVNSELEDRVLAVTVSQLQHTPKVVAVAQGAARADAVRAVLKAGFVTTLLVDEELAAALSGEAGTV comes from the coding sequence TTGCACCACTCCAAGGTGGAGATTGCCCGCGCCTACGGAATTTCACGATTCCAGGTGGCGCGGCACTTGGAAGAGGCCCTGGCCCTGGGCATTGTGCACATTGATGTGCACTTTCCCGCTCCGGGTTCGGGGGTCGAGCCGGGCCGGCTGGCGGACATCCTCGGCGTCGAACACGTCAGAATCACTCCCACCGGCGCTGATGACCTGACTACCCGTGAAGCCATGGCCCACAGGGCTGCCGCGGAACTGATGGCAGTGGCATTCCCCAATGCCACGCTCGGTATTTCCTGGTCCCGCACCCTGGATCTCGCGGCCCGGCACGTGACGGACCTGCCTCCGTCCAACATCGTCCAGCTGGCCGGGGCGCTTCCGGTTCCCGGAAGCGGCAACTCCCTGGAGCTCATTCAGAGCCTGGGCAGGCACCCCGGGGTTAAGACATGGCCGCTGTGGGCTCCGCTGGTCGTGGAGAATGCTGACACTGCGGAGAGCCTGCGCCGGCAGCCGGAAATCGCGGACACGCTGGGCCGCGCAGACGGGCTGGACGCCGCCGTCGTTGCCGTAGGTGCATGGATGCCCGGACTGTCGACGGTCTGGAACAGGGTGGATAACCGGCTGCGGCTGCAGGCTGCCCGGGCCGGCGCCGTCGCCGAATGTTCCGGCCGGCTGCTCGACGCGGCCGGGCAGCCCGTCAACTCCGAACTGGAGGACCGTGTCCTGGCGGTAACGGTGTCCCAGCTGCAGCACACGCCCAAGGTGGTGGCCGTGGCCCAGGGCGCCGCCCGCGCTGACGCCGTCCGCGCGGTGCTGAAGGCCGGGTTCGTCACCACTCTGCTGGTGGACGAGGAGCTGGCGGCCGCACTGTCCGGCGAGGCCGGGACGGTCTAG
- a CDS encoding alanine/glycine:cation symporter family protein: MNTARAVVPMAPASEEVGWLGSVDSAINSVFEPISDLFNAVVFFPVTIGDLSFPIVVAWLIVAGVVFTFYFGFIQFRGLRVAAQVVRGKFSSKDDPGEVPHFQALTSALSGTVGLGNIAGVGAAMALGGPGATFWMILAGLLGMASKFAECTLGVKYREVHEDGSISGGPFKYLPVAFRRLGRWPARILTGTFAVAILIFGIAGGNMFQANQTFAQIQNVTGGDDGLLGSAGAALIFGLVLAAMVAVVILGGIKSIGATTSKLVPAMGGVYILACLFVIIVNFENVPAAFGAIVEGAFRPEGFAGGILGVMIVGFQRASFSNEAGVGSAAIAHSAVKTRRPVSEGFVALFEPLVDTVLICTMTALAIIMASTPSLQAGIDQVQGGGDAPDGVILTSDAFATVLPWFPVVLSIAVALFAYSTLITWSYYGLKSWEYLFGRGRRREIAYKVIFLTFTVAGCVLSFSQVISFADAALFVCAFVNLLGVYLLLPVIKREMKEYLADRRSGKLELLGIDEQDIKDAAPAG; encoded by the coding sequence ATGAACACAGCACGGGCAGTTGTTCCCATGGCACCGGCATCCGAGGAGGTTGGCTGGCTCGGATCCGTGGATTCCGCAATCAACTCCGTGTTTGAGCCGATCTCGGACCTTTTCAACGCAGTCGTGTTTTTCCCTGTCACCATCGGCGATCTCAGTTTTCCGATTGTTGTCGCGTGGCTCATCGTGGCCGGCGTGGTTTTCACCTTCTACTTTGGCTTCATCCAGTTCCGCGGATTGAGGGTCGCCGCGCAGGTGGTCCGCGGAAAATTCTCCTCCAAGGATGATCCGGGTGAAGTGCCGCATTTCCAGGCCCTCACCTCCGCCCTGTCCGGCACGGTGGGGCTGGGTAACATCGCCGGTGTTGGTGCGGCCATGGCCCTGGGCGGACCGGGCGCAACGTTCTGGATGATCCTTGCCGGGCTGCTGGGCATGGCCTCAAAGTTCGCGGAATGCACGCTCGGCGTGAAGTACCGCGAGGTCCATGAAGACGGCTCCATCAGCGGCGGTCCCTTCAAGTACCTGCCGGTGGCCTTTAGGCGGCTGGGCCGGTGGCCGGCCAGGATCCTCACCGGGACCTTTGCGGTGGCCATCCTGATTTTTGGAATTGCCGGCGGCAATATGTTCCAGGCCAACCAAACGTTCGCGCAGATCCAGAATGTCACCGGCGGTGACGACGGCCTGCTCGGCAGTGCCGGGGCTGCTCTGATATTCGGACTGGTGCTGGCTGCCATGGTGGCAGTGGTCATCCTTGGCGGGATCAAATCCATTGGCGCCACCACCTCCAAACTGGTGCCGGCCATGGGCGGCGTCTACATCCTGGCCTGCCTGTTTGTCATCATCGTCAACTTCGAGAACGTTCCGGCAGCGTTCGGAGCCATTGTGGAGGGCGCCTTCCGGCCTGAGGGTTTTGCCGGTGGCATTCTCGGCGTGATGATCGTCGGCTTCCAGCGCGCGTCCTTCTCGAACGAAGCCGGAGTCGGATCCGCCGCCATCGCCCACTCGGCGGTCAAGACCCGCCGTCCGGTCAGCGAAGGATTCGTGGCGCTCTTCGAGCCGCTCGTGGACACCGTCCTTATCTGCACCATGACCGCACTGGCCATCATCATGGCGTCCACCCCGAGCCTGCAGGCAGGCATTGACCAGGTGCAGGGCGGCGGGGATGCGCCCGACGGCGTGATCCTCACCTCCGACGCCTTCGCCACCGTCCTGCCATGGTTCCCGGTTGTCCTCTCCATCGCCGTCGCGCTCTTCGCATACTCCACCCTGATCACGTGGTCCTACTACGGGCTGAAGTCCTGGGAATACCTCTTTGGTCGCGGCCGGCGCCGGGAAATCGCCTATAAGGTCATCTTCCTGACCTTCACCGTGGCGGGCTGCGTGCTCTCCTTCAGCCAGGTCATCAGCTTCGCCGACGCCGCGCTGTTTGTCTGCGCGTTCGTGAACCTGCTCGGCGTGTACCTGCTGCTGCCGGTTATCAAGCGGGAAATGAAGGAATACCTGGCGGACCGCAGGAGCGGCAAGCTGGAGCTGCTCGGCATAGATGAGCAGGACATCAAGGACGCAGCCCCTGCCGGTTGA
- a CDS encoding mannitol dehydrogenase family protein, which translates to MSKLSAATLSGLSPNLSVPSYDRSNITVGIVHFGVGGFHRAHQAMYVDRLMNAGGASDWGICGVGVLPADAAMKTVMENQDCLYTLVVKNPDGIREGRVIGSIIEYLLAPEDPEAVIEKMAAPGTRIVSLSITEGGYNFHHVTGEFDADNPAVAADLAPGAVPSTVFGLVTEALVRRRDRGLPPFTVMSCDNIQGNGDVAAKMFTAFARLRDPELGQWVQENVAFPNSMVDRITPVTTDGDRAMVAEDFGVEDAWPVVCEDFEQWVLEDEFPLGRPAFDEVGVQVVDDVEPYELMKLRLLNASHQGLCYFGYLAGYRYAHEVCQDPLFARFLLDYMDKEATPTLKPLPGVDLAGYKHKLIERFSNEYVRDTLARLCAESSDRIPKWLLPVIRENLAAGGEIHRSAAIVASWARYAEGIDEQGEPITVVDRLREPLMAAAAHNREEPLAFVSNRELFGDLASNDRFVRAYTGALDTLHDDGARATVQSLVTDPATDTDWATDPDR; encoded by the coding sequence ATGAGCAAACTCAGTGCCGCCACTTTGTCCGGCCTCTCCCCAAACCTGTCCGTCCCGTCCTATGACCGGTCGAACATCACCGTCGGAATTGTCCACTTTGGCGTGGGCGGATTCCACCGCGCACACCAGGCCATGTACGTGGACCGCCTGATGAACGCCGGCGGCGCAAGTGACTGGGGCATCTGCGGAGTGGGAGTCCTGCCTGCCGATGCGGCCATGAAAACGGTGATGGAAAACCAGGACTGCCTGTACACGCTGGTGGTCAAGAACCCTGACGGCATCCGGGAGGGCCGGGTGATCGGCTCCATCATCGAATACCTCCTGGCACCGGAGGATCCGGAAGCCGTGATCGAAAAGATGGCGGCGCCCGGGACGCGGATTGTCTCCCTGAGCATCACTGAGGGCGGGTACAACTTCCACCATGTCACCGGTGAATTCGACGCCGACAACCCCGCCGTAGCGGCCGATCTGGCTCCCGGGGCGGTTCCATCCACAGTGTTCGGGCTTGTCACCGAGGCCCTCGTGCGGCGCCGGGACCGCGGCCTGCCGCCGTTCACGGTTATGTCCTGCGACAACATCCAGGGCAACGGAGACGTTGCCGCCAAAATGTTCACGGCCTTTGCACGCCTCCGGGATCCGGAACTTGGCCAATGGGTGCAGGAGAATGTCGCCTTCCCCAACTCCATGGTGGACCGGATCACGCCCGTTACCACTGACGGGGACCGGGCCATGGTGGCGGAGGACTTCGGGGTGGAGGACGCCTGGCCGGTGGTGTGCGAGGACTTTGAGCAGTGGGTGCTGGAGGATGAATTCCCGCTCGGGCGTCCGGCCTTTGACGAGGTGGGCGTCCAGGTGGTGGACGACGTCGAACCCTATGAACTCATGAAGCTGCGCCTGCTCAACGCCAGCCACCAGGGCCTGTGCTATTTCGGCTACCTTGCCGGCTACCGGTACGCGCACGAGGTGTGCCAGGACCCGCTGTTCGCCAGGTTCCTGCTGGATTACATGGACAAGGAGGCCACGCCAACGCTCAAGCCGCTGCCCGGTGTGGACCTGGCCGGCTACAAGCACAAGCTGATTGAGCGGTTCTCCAACGAATACGTCCGTGACACGCTCGCCCGGCTGTGCGCCGAGAGCTCGGACCGGATTCCCAAGTGGCTGCTGCCGGTGATCCGCGAGAACCTGGCTGCCGGCGGCGAGATCCACCGCTCCGCCGCCATCGTTGCGAGCTGGGCCCGGTATGCCGAAGGCATCGATGAGCAGGGCGAACCCATCACTGTTGTGGACCGGCTGCGGGAGCCCCTGATGGCGGCAGCCGCGCACAACCGGGAAGAGCCGCTGGCCTTTGTCTCCAACCGGGAGCTGTTCGGCGACTTGGCTTCCAATGACCGCTTTGTCCGCGCCTACACGGGCGCGCTGGACACCCTGCACGACGACGGCGCCCGGGCCACCGTCCAGTCCCTGGTCACGGACCCGGCCACGGACACGGACTGGGCCACGGACCCGGACCGGTAG
- a CDS encoding ChaB family protein gives MPKTGKNDSAKKSELPSTLQRSGKLAQDTFAKTYDSAVEEYGDGERAARTAYAALKHTHEKVGDHWEPKEESGPSDAKAAGGRNSSGDTAGGVDANASKEHLYEVASKLDISGRSTMNKDELVKAIQKANEKETRKAREG, from the coding sequence ATGCCCAAGACCGGCAAGAATGATTCCGCCAAGAAGAGTGAACTGCCCTCAACGCTGCAGCGGTCCGGGAAGTTGGCCCAGGATACCTTCGCGAAGACCTACGATTCTGCCGTTGAGGAGTACGGCGACGGGGAACGCGCGGCCCGGACGGCCTACGCCGCCCTGAAGCACACGCATGAAAAGGTGGGCGATCACTGGGAGCCCAAGGAAGAATCCGGGCCCTCCGATGCCAAGGCGGCAGGGGGCCGGAACTCTTCCGGGGACACGGCCGGCGGAGTGGATGCCAATGCCTCCAAGGAGCACCTGTATGAGGTCGCATCAAAGCTGGACATCTCCGGACGCTCCACCATGAACAAGGACGAACTGGTGAAGGCCATCCAAAAGGCCAACGAGAAGGAAACCCGCAAAGCCCGCGAAGGCTAG
- a CDS encoding sugar ABC transporter permease, which yields MTSLVDKHHQKVRRGAEQRQSRGISRAEGWRRRGPLLPALVFTLIVTQVPFLFTIWYSLQNWNLLNPEGDRFVGLGNYVEIFADSTFRQAALNSVIFTLGCVFFAMLLGIVFALLLDRSFAGRGVVRTLLITPFLIMPVAGSLLWSVSILNPSYGLLNWLIGLVGISPVDWTSTHPIASILMSLVWQWTPFMMLLVLAGLQAQPKDVLEAAQVDGAGWWRTFISVTLPQLRRYIELGILLGAIYVVNTFDQIYLMTAGGPGTASANLPFYIYQRAFLGFDIGQAAAMGVVVVIATIIVATFALRLIFRSFDVKD from the coding sequence ATGACCAGCCTGGTAGACAAGCACCACCAGAAGGTGCGCCGCGGCGCCGAACAGCGCCAGTCCCGGGGCATCTCCCGCGCAGAGGGCTGGCGGCGGCGGGGACCACTGCTGCCGGCTCTGGTCTTCACCCTGATAGTGACCCAGGTGCCCTTCCTGTTCACCATTTGGTATTCCCTGCAGAACTGGAACCTGCTCAACCCCGAGGGCGACAGGTTTGTGGGGCTGGGCAACTACGTGGAGATCTTCGCTGATTCCACCTTCCGGCAGGCCGCGCTGAACAGCGTGATCTTCACGCTGGGCTGCGTCTTTTTCGCCATGCTCCTCGGGATTGTCTTTGCCCTGCTGCTGGACCGGTCCTTTGCCGGGCGCGGCGTGGTCCGGACCCTGCTCATCACTCCGTTCCTGATCATGCCGGTGGCCGGTTCCCTGCTGTGGTCCGTGTCCATCCTGAACCCCAGCTACGGCCTGCTGAACTGGCTGATTGGACTGGTGGGCATTTCGCCGGTGGACTGGACGTCCACCCACCCGATTGCCTCCATCCTGATGTCCCTGGTGTGGCAGTGGACGCCGTTCATGATGCTGCTGGTCCTGGCCGGCCTGCAGGCCCAACCCAAGGATGTGCTGGAAGCGGCCCAGGTGGACGGCGCCGGCTGGTGGCGGACGTTCATCTCCGTCACCCTTCCGCAGCTGCGCCGCTACATTGAACTGGGCATCCTGCTCGGCGCCATTTACGTGGTGAACACCTTCGACCAGATCTACCTCATGACGGCGGGCGGTCCCGGCACGGCCAGCGCCAACCTGCCCTTCTACATCTACCAGCGGGCGTTCCTGGGCTTCGACATCGGGCAGGCCGCCGCCATGGGCGTAGTGGTGGTTATTGCCACGATCATCGTGGCCACCTTCGCCCTCCGCCTGATCTTCCGCAGCTTCGACGTAAAGGACTAG
- a CDS encoding sugar ABC transporter substrate-binding protein, giving the protein MRLGRSGSVRTRRAGRKAAAASVAALALALSGCGGDSAAGPEEIVVAIVSNPQMTDAISLEDNFREQYPDVDARFVSLPENEARAKITASVATGGGEFDVVMISNYETPMWAENGWITNLQEYADSTEGYDPDDFVPNIREALSYEGDLYSVPFYGESSFLAYREDIFEAEGLVMPERPTWEDVANFAERLHDPDNGFSGICLRGLAGWGEVMAPLSTMMNTYGGGWFDEDWNATLDSPEVEAAVTDYVDLVRTSGQPGAATSGFGDCLTQYSQGTAAMWYDATSMVSSVEDPASSLVVGKTGYAQAPVEETESSGWLYSWSLAIPETSQKKDAAWDFISWMTNKDYIKLVGEEISWERVPPGSRLSTYEIPEYAEVAENYAEPTLSAMAGASQETSMVGGVPYPGLQFVGIPEFQDLGTRVAQQISAAIAGQKTVAEALEQSQRYAETVAESYQSGENQ; this is encoded by the coding sequence ATGAGACTTGGACGCAGCGGCTCGGTCCGCACTCGACGGGCCGGCCGCAAAGCCGCGGCAGCCTCAGTGGCGGCGCTTGCCCTTGCACTCTCCGGGTGCGGCGGCGACAGCGCGGCGGGGCCCGAGGAAATAGTGGTGGCCATCGTTTCCAACCCGCAGATGACTGACGCCATTTCCCTCGAGGATAATTTCCGCGAGCAGTATCCCGACGTTGACGCCCGCTTTGTCTCCCTGCCGGAGAACGAGGCCAGGGCCAAGATCACGGCGTCCGTGGCCACGGGCGGCGGCGAGTTCGACGTCGTCATGATCTCCAACTATGAGACGCCCATGTGGGCCGAAAACGGGTGGATCACCAACCTGCAGGAGTACGCCGACTCCACCGAAGGCTACGATCCGGATGACTTTGTTCCCAACATCCGTGAGGCCCTGAGCTACGAGGGGGACCTGTATTCCGTTCCGTTCTACGGCGAATCCTCCTTCCTCGCCTACCGCGAGGATATTTTCGAGGCGGAGGGCCTGGTGATGCCTGAGCGGCCCACCTGGGAGGATGTGGCAAATTTCGCGGAGCGGCTGCATGACCCGGACAACGGCTTCTCCGGCATCTGCCTGCGGGGCTTGGCCGGCTGGGGCGAGGTGATGGCACCGCTGAGCACCATGATGAACACCTACGGCGGAGGCTGGTTTGATGAGGACTGGAACGCCACGCTGGATTCGCCGGAGGTGGAGGCCGCCGTGACCGATTACGTGGACCTGGTCCGCACGTCAGGCCAGCCGGGGGCGGCCACCAGCGGATTCGGCGACTGCCTGACCCAGTACAGCCAGGGCACCGCGGCCATGTGGTACGACGCAACCTCCATGGTCTCCTCAGTGGAGGACCCCGCATCATCGCTGGTGGTGGGAAAAACCGGTTACGCCCAGGCCCCGGTGGAGGAAACGGAATCCTCCGGCTGGCTGTACAGCTGGTCGCTGGCGATTCCCGAAACGAGCCAGAAGAAGGATGCCGCCTGGGACTTCATCTCTTGGATGACCAACAAGGACTACATCAAGCTGGTGGGCGAGGAAATCAGTTGGGAACGTGTCCCGCCGGGCAGCCGGCTGTCCACCTATGAGATTCCCGAATATGCCGAAGTGGCGGAAAACTACGCCGAACCCACGCTGTCGGCCATGGCCGGTGCATCCCAGGAAACCAGCATGGTGGGCGGAGTTCCGTACCCCGGCCTGCAGTTTGTCGGGATCCCCGAGTTCCAGGACCTCGGCACCCGGGTGGCGCAGCAGATATCCGCCGCCATTGCCGGACAAAAAACAGTGGCCGAAGCACTGGAACAATCGCAGCGCTACGCCGAAACCGTCGCGGAAAGCTACCAGTCAGGAGAAAACCAATGA
- a CDS encoding carbohydrate ABC transporter permease, with amino-acid sequence MPARRGRSRTGGSLLTALTWIIAIGFFSPVLWMVLTSFKQESAAASNPPTFFFSPTLDQYRAVLDAGAGSYFVNSMIATGVSTILVVIMAVPASYALSIRPVKKTQDVLFFFISTRMLPVVAVIMPIYVIAGQLKVLDNIWTLVVLYTSMNLPIAVWMMRSFFQEVPGEVLEAAQMDGAGLLKTLWRVLMPMVAPGLAATALICVIFAWNEFFFALNLTAARSATVPVFLVSQMTSEGLYLAQLSAASVLASLPVVIAGWVAQKQLVRGLSMGAVK; translated from the coding sequence GTGCCGGCACGCCGCGGTCGGTCCCGGACCGGCGGGTCACTGCTGACGGCACTGACCTGGATCATCGCCATCGGGTTCTTCTCCCCGGTGCTGTGGATGGTGCTCACATCGTTCAAGCAGGAGTCTGCGGCGGCGTCGAATCCTCCCACGTTCTTTTTCTCCCCCACCCTGGACCAGTATCGGGCCGTGCTGGACGCGGGGGCGGGTTCATACTTCGTGAACTCGATGATCGCCACCGGCGTTTCCACGATCCTGGTGGTGATCATGGCGGTGCCGGCCTCCTACGCCCTCAGCATCCGGCCGGTCAAAAAGACGCAGGACGTGCTGTTCTTCTTCATTTCCACCCGCATGCTCCCCGTCGTCGCCGTCATCATGCCCATCTACGTCATTGCGGGCCAGCTGAAAGTCCTGGACAACATTTGGACCCTGGTGGTCCTTTACACCTCCATGAACCTGCCCATCGCCGTGTGGATGATGCGCTCCTTCTTCCAGGAGGTGCCCGGAGAGGTGCTGGAAGCGGCACAGATGGACGGCGCAGGCCTGCTGAAAACCCTGTGGCGGGTGCTGATGCCCATGGTCGCCCCCGGCCTGGCCGCCACAGCCCTGATCTGCGTCATCTTCGCCTGGAACGAATTCTTCTTCGCCCTGAACCTCACGGCCGCACGGTCCGCCACGGTGCCGGTGTTCCTGGTCTCGCAAATGACCAGCGAGGGCCTGTACCTGGCCCAGCTGTCAGCGGCCTCGGTCCTCGCATCGCTGCCGGTGGTGATCGCGGGATGGGTGGCCCAGAAGCAGCTGGTGCGCGGCCTGTCGATGGGCGCGGTGAAGTAG